One stretch of Armigeres subalbatus isolate Guangzhou_Male chromosome 2, GZ_Asu_2, whole genome shotgun sequence DNA includes these proteins:
- the LOC134208719 gene encoding probable nucleoporin Nup54 isoform X2: MSFNFGNTSATGLGSTSTPAKPGGFGSFSFGAQSSTPAFGAATAPSNAAAPSLFGGAAAQPVAANTATNTGGFGGFGAQPAGAPAASTSTFGFGTNTAATATPAFGFGGTTTSTAAAAPAPFGGFGTTAATSVAAAPAFGGFGTATATTSAPAFGGFGGFGTTTTSSAPSLFGQTSSTTTGFGGFGTSFGTGGFGQQPQQQAATGIGFGQTFQHQQQQQQQPPALTQEEAFAQSIFNVSIFGDERDTVIAKWNYLQSMLGTGKAFYSQNNAPVDITPSNYLCRFKTMGYTKLPGKENKVGLVGLTTNRPVSQMKSQQQQFITSLNQIFGSKPNIAITVESIKMIGDNKSQIVIYVEEKSTTSNETKRIMATEVASYLNQPAPRQQLTTLGVETVVALVLPEEDQLKEYLENPPKGIDPRMWQQAKIDNPDPKRFIPVPMIGFQELKWRIKCQEGETDIHVSYLDKVEKEIEQLKQRHTNTTAKIMEHRRKFAELSHRILKIIVKQESTRKMGFALLPEEELIRSKLENMHALVSTPTQFKGKLSELLSQMRMQRNQWAHSGGVNDYTLDKESSEEMKSFLTMQQKAMAFLVETVNKDLKDLKVISDGMSRLIQG; the protein is encoded by the exons ATGTCCTTCAATTTCGGCAATACCAGCGCAACCGGATTGGGTTCTACCAGTACTCCGGCTAAAC CTGGTGGCTTCGGCAGTTTTTCCTTCGGCGCTCAATCTTCAACGCCTGCATTCGGAGCTGCCACCGCCCCATCCAATGCGGCAGCTCCGTCGTTGTTCGGTGGGGCTGCTGCTCAACCCGTCGCTGCCAATACCGCCACCAACACGGGCGGCTTCGGCGGATTCGGTGCACAGCCTGCCGGTGCACCCGCGGCCAGCACATCGACATTCGGCTTTGGGACTAATACGGCCGCAACGGCAACGCCGGCGTTCGGCTTCGGAGGAACAACTACGTCCACCGCTGCAGCCGCACCGGCACCGTTTGGGGGATTTGGAACGACGGCAGCCACATCGGTGGCGGCTGCACCCGCGTTCGGTGGATTCGGAACGGCAACGGCGACAACAAGTG CACCTGCATTTGGCGGATTCGGAGGTTTCGGTACAACCACTACTAGTTCGGCCCCGtctctattcggccaaactagTTCTACAACTACCGGATTTGGCGGCTTCGGGACTTCATTTGGAACCGGCGGGTTCGGTCAACAGCCCCAGCAACAAGCCGCCACTGGAATCGGATTCGGCCAAACCTTCCAGcatcagcagcaacagcaacagcaaccACCGGCTCTAACACAAGAAGAGGCCTTTGCTCAGTCTATTTTCAATGTGTCGATCTTTGGCGACGAACGTGACACGGTCATCGCCAAATGGAACTACCTACAGTCGATGTTGGGAACGGGAAAGGCATTCTATTCGCAGAATAATGCCCCGGTTGATATAACCCCAAGCAATTATCTCTGCCGCTTCAAAACCATGGGCTATACGAAGCTCCCCGGTAAGGAGAACAAAGTTGGTTTAGTTGGACTAACCACCAACAGACCCGTTAGCCAAATGAAGAGCCAACAGCAGCAGTTCATCACGAGCTTGAATCAGATTTTCGGCAGCAAACCAAACATTGCCATCACCGTTGAAAGCATCAAAATGATCGGAGACAACAAATCGCAAATCGTTATCTACGTGGAAGAAAAATCCACCACCTCAAACGAAACTAAACGGATCATGGCAACGGAAGTGGCCTCTTATCTCAACCAGCCAGCACCAAGGCAACAACTCACAACTCTAGGCGTCGAAACAGTGGTTGCTTTAGTTCTGCCGGAGGAAGATCAACTGAAAGAGTATCTGGAAAATCCCCCGAAAGGAATTGATCCTCGCATGTGGCAACAGGCGAAGATCGACAATCCCGATCCGAAGCGTTTCATTCCGGTTCCGATGATCGGTTTCCAGGAACTCAAGTGGCGCATCAAGTGCCAGGAGGGCGAAACCGATATTCACGTGTCCTATCTAGACAAAGTGGAAAAAGAAATTGAACAACTGAAGCAGCGACACACGAACACGACCGCAAAAATCATGGAACACCGTAGGAAATTCGCCGAACTGAGTCATCGGATATTGAAGATCATCGTCAAGCAGGAGAGTACGCGGAAAATGGGCTTCGCTTTGCTGCCGGAGGAGGAGTTGATCCGCAGCAAGTTAGAGAATATGCACGCGCTGGTATCTACACCGACGCAGTTCAAGGGCAAGCTTAGTGAACTGTTGTCTCAGATGAGGATGCAACGGAACCAGTGGGCCCATTCCGGGGGTGTTAATGATTATACGTTGGACAAAG aatcatcgGAAGAGATGAAAAGTTTTTTGACGATGCAACAGAAGGCGATGGCGTTTTTAGTAGAAACAGTGAACAAGGACCTAAAGGACCTCAAAGTGATTTCGGATGGAATGTCTCGGCTGATACAAGGCTAA
- the LOC134208719 gene encoding probable nucleoporin Nup54 isoform X1: MSFNFGNTSATGLGSTSTPAKPAGGFGSFSFGAQSSTPAFGAATAPSNAAAPSLFGGAAAQPVAANTATNTGGFGGFGAQPAGAPAASTSTFGFGTNTAATATPAFGFGGTTTSTAAAAPAPFGGFGTTAATSVAAAPAFGGFGTATATTSAPAFGGFGGFGTTTTSSAPSLFGQTSSTTTGFGGFGTSFGTGGFGQQPQQQAATGIGFGQTFQHQQQQQQQPPALTQEEAFAQSIFNVSIFGDERDTVIAKWNYLQSMLGTGKAFYSQNNAPVDITPSNYLCRFKTMGYTKLPGKENKVGLVGLTTNRPVSQMKSQQQQFITSLNQIFGSKPNIAITVESIKMIGDNKSQIVIYVEEKSTTSNETKRIMATEVASYLNQPAPRQQLTTLGVETVVALVLPEEDQLKEYLENPPKGIDPRMWQQAKIDNPDPKRFIPVPMIGFQELKWRIKCQEGETDIHVSYLDKVEKEIEQLKQRHTNTTAKIMEHRRKFAELSHRILKIIVKQESTRKMGFALLPEEELIRSKLENMHALVSTPTQFKGKLSELLSQMRMQRNQWAHSGGVNDYTLDKESSEEMKSFLTMQQKAMAFLVETVNKDLKDLKVISDGMSRLIQG; the protein is encoded by the exons ATGTCCTTCAATTTCGGCAATACCAGCGCAACCGGATTGGGTTCTACCAGTACTCCGGCTAAAC CAGCTGGTGGCTTCGGCAGTTTTTCCTTCGGCGCTCAATCTTCAACGCCTGCATTCGGAGCTGCCACCGCCCCATCCAATGCGGCAGCTCCGTCGTTGTTCGGTGGGGCTGCTGCTCAACCCGTCGCTGCCAATACCGCCACCAACACGGGCGGCTTCGGCGGATTCGGTGCACAGCCTGCCGGTGCACCCGCGGCCAGCACATCGACATTCGGCTTTGGGACTAATACGGCCGCAACGGCAACGCCGGCGTTCGGCTTCGGAGGAACAACTACGTCCACCGCTGCAGCCGCACCGGCACCGTTTGGGGGATTTGGAACGACGGCAGCCACATCGGTGGCGGCTGCACCCGCGTTCGGTGGATTCGGAACGGCAACGGCGACAACAAGTG CACCTGCATTTGGCGGATTCGGAGGTTTCGGTACAACCACTACTAGTTCGGCCCCGtctctattcggccaaactagTTCTACAACTACCGGATTTGGCGGCTTCGGGACTTCATTTGGAACCGGCGGGTTCGGTCAACAGCCCCAGCAACAAGCCGCCACTGGAATCGGATTCGGCCAAACCTTCCAGcatcagcagcaacagcaacagcaaccACCGGCTCTAACACAAGAAGAGGCCTTTGCTCAGTCTATTTTCAATGTGTCGATCTTTGGCGACGAACGTGACACGGTCATCGCCAAATGGAACTACCTACAGTCGATGTTGGGAACGGGAAAGGCATTCTATTCGCAGAATAATGCCCCGGTTGATATAACCCCAAGCAATTATCTCTGCCGCTTCAAAACCATGGGCTATACGAAGCTCCCCGGTAAGGAGAACAAAGTTGGTTTAGTTGGACTAACCACCAACAGACCCGTTAGCCAAATGAAGAGCCAACAGCAGCAGTTCATCACGAGCTTGAATCAGATTTTCGGCAGCAAACCAAACATTGCCATCACCGTTGAAAGCATCAAAATGATCGGAGACAACAAATCGCAAATCGTTATCTACGTGGAAGAAAAATCCACCACCTCAAACGAAACTAAACGGATCATGGCAACGGAAGTGGCCTCTTATCTCAACCAGCCAGCACCAAGGCAACAACTCACAACTCTAGGCGTCGAAACAGTGGTTGCTTTAGTTCTGCCGGAGGAAGATCAACTGAAAGAGTATCTGGAAAATCCCCCGAAAGGAATTGATCCTCGCATGTGGCAACAGGCGAAGATCGACAATCCCGATCCGAAGCGTTTCATTCCGGTTCCGATGATCGGTTTCCAGGAACTCAAGTGGCGCATCAAGTGCCAGGAGGGCGAAACCGATATTCACGTGTCCTATCTAGACAAAGTGGAAAAAGAAATTGAACAACTGAAGCAGCGACACACGAACACGACCGCAAAAATCATGGAACACCGTAGGAAATTCGCCGAACTGAGTCATCGGATATTGAAGATCATCGTCAAGCAGGAGAGTACGCGGAAAATGGGCTTCGCTTTGCTGCCGGAGGAGGAGTTGATCCGCAGCAAGTTAGAGAATATGCACGCGCTGGTATCTACACCGACGCAGTTCAAGGGCAAGCTTAGTGAACTGTTGTCTCAGATGAGGATGCAACGGAACCAGTGGGCCCATTCCGGGGGTGTTAATGATTATACGTTGGACAAAG aatcatcgGAAGAGATGAAAAGTTTTTTGACGATGCAACAGAAGGCGATGGCGTTTTTAGTAGAAACAGTGAACAAGGACCTAAAGGACCTCAAAGTGATTTCGGATGGAATGTCTCGGCTGATACAAGGCTAA
- the LOC134208721 gene encoding uncharacterized protein LOC134208721 — MYIKSGHRFLSDKGQIVFPGPPTRSAFSFSYTSPPTTTTTASTTTVALADSPEVYDDTNYIDMWRSKSTSGSDMLSDKIQMFYIYITVTITSVFVIILLGIFGYMCYKRKGFQSIENQQDIETSRRRSSRRSQRRQSRHYSKEREAAENPDQTLLR, encoded by the exons ATGTACATCAAATCGGGTCACCGATTCCTCAGTGACAAAGGCCAGATAGTGTTCCCTGGTCCACCTACGCGTTCGGCTTTCTCGTTTTCGTACACAAGCCCGCCGACCACTACCACTACGGCTAGCACGACGACGGTTGCCCTGGCAGACTCTCCGGAAGTTTACGATGATACAAACTACATCG ACATGTGGCGAAGTAAATCAACATCCGGCTCGGATATGCTGTCCGACAAAATTCAGATGTTCTACATCTACATAACGGTCACCATAACGTCCGTGTTTGTAATCATCCTATTGGGGATTTTTGGTTACATGTGCTATAAAag GAAAGGATTCCAGAGCATCGAGAACCAACAGGACATCGAAACGAGCAGAAGGCGAAGCAGCCGAAGATCTCAACGTAGACAATCGAGACATTATTCCAAAGAACGTGAAGCCGCGGAAAATCCTGATCAGACACTTTTACGCTGA